The Collimonas sp. PA-H2 genome contains a region encoding:
- a CDS encoding TetR/AcrR family transcriptional regulator: protein MNCPFSSKPRWARRKEARPQELLAAALDIFVERGFAATRLGDVAARAGVSKGTLYLYFENKEELFKAVVRENMLPILDEAEDIIDGYGGSSADLFRELILGWWERIGATKVAGITKLMMAESSNFPELATFYREEVSVRGDAMIVRMLERGVERGEFRAIDVRQTANVVIAPVIMLMMWQQAFNPCHAEPLDSASYLESFIDLCLNGLQKSPDPASA from the coding sequence ATGAACTGCCCTTTCAGCTCCAAACCCCGTTGGGCGCGCCGCAAAGAGGCGCGTCCGCAGGAATTGCTGGCGGCCGCGCTGGATATATTCGTCGAGCGCGGCTTTGCCGCCACCCGGCTGGGCGACGTCGCGGCCAGGGCCGGCGTCTCGAAAGGGACGCTGTATCTGTATTTCGAGAACAAGGAAGAGCTGTTCAAGGCCGTGGTGCGCGAAAACATGCTGCCGATCCTGGATGAAGCCGAAGACATCATCGACGGCTACGGCGGCAGCAGCGCCGACCTGTTCCGCGAGCTGATCCTGGGCTGGTGGGAGCGTATCGGCGCCACCAAGGTGGCCGGCATCACCAAGCTGATGATGGCGGAGTCGAGCAACTTCCCGGAACTGGCGACGTTTTACCGCGAAGAAGTCAGCGTGCGCGGCGACGCCATGATCGTGCGCATGCTGGAGCGCGGCGTCGAACGCGGCGAATTCCGCGCGATCGACGTGCGCCAGACTGCCAACGTGGTGATCGCGCCGGTGATCATGCTGATGATGTGGCAACAAGCTTTCAACCCCTGTCATGCGGAACCGCTGGATTCGGCAAGCTATCTGGAAAGTTTCATCGATTTGTGCCTGAACGGCTTGCAGAAGTCGCCGGATCCGGCTTCTGCCTGA
- a CDS encoding BBE domain-containing protein — translation MSDFVQVTNEDRRHEALQKGFNLRFPAAPDAGAGSIYVCKTWQETLQAANAALKNGNRITVRSGGHCYEGFVSNKLSAGEKLAIIDVGLMTGMDYSRNGDLASQVLPANPARYKFRVSAGNQNWDAYVDLYKRTGKTLPGGTCYSVGSGGHIVGGGYGLLSRLHGLTVDWLAGVDILVPDSTGTGLTAKHVNLASDGVERDLFIACRGAGGGNFGIILNYYFKDLPEAPKEAYFLALSYAWDDLQQAGGASALKRLLDTYGEWFARHDSEWNAPNNGNGGLFTLFKLNARAAGNIGLVIQYTDVDGNVGNGKDGPFIDFVNAMTNIPGLPARLNDAFMEPNIAPKRSKNAGMNMRAQDPVGNARRMDWIALTQMFNGSGDNRRGKYKSSYQIKPTLAAPVAGSDQLWEVLYVYGNDPRLNASLVQIDSYGGAVNAFMGSHETCVPQRESILKSQFQTYWTDAADDEFHMAWLSRLFHAYILAYTPEASAGKPYPSSDWQGCYINYPDVDMKYSDPAHTRVDPQWPALYYMDKAQFLVALKQKIDPGNLFRHEMSIPLQMP, via the coding sequence ATGTCCGATTTTGTACAGGTAACCAATGAAGATCGCCGCCATGAAGCCTTGCAGAAAGGTTTCAATCTGCGCTTCCCTGCCGCCCCCGATGCCGGAGCCGGCAGCATCTACGTGTGCAAGACCTGGCAGGAAACCTTGCAGGCTGCCAATGCCGCGCTCAAAAACGGCAATCGCATCACGGTGCGCAGCGGCGGCCATTGCTACGAGGGTTTCGTCTCCAACAAATTATCCGCTGGCGAAAAACTGGCCATCATCGACGTCGGCCTGATGACCGGCATGGATTACTCCCGCAATGGAGACTTGGCGTCCCAGGTCCTGCCGGCCAATCCGGCCCGGTACAAATTCAGGGTATCCGCCGGCAATCAAAACTGGGATGCATATGTCGACCTCTACAAGCGCACCGGCAAGACGTTGCCGGGCGGCACCTGCTATTCGGTCGGTTCCGGCGGCCACATCGTCGGCGGCGGCTACGGCTTGCTGTCGCGCCTGCATGGCTTGACCGTCGACTGGCTAGCGGGCGTGGATATCCTGGTGCCTGACAGTACTGGCACAGGGCTGACAGCCAAGCATGTCAACCTGGCTTCCGACGGCGTCGAGCGCGACCTGTTCATCGCCTGCCGCGGCGCCGGCGGCGGCAATTTCGGCATCATCCTGAACTATTACTTCAAGGATTTGCCGGAAGCGCCGAAAGAAGCTTACTTCCTCGCCTTGAGCTATGCCTGGGACGACCTCCAGCAGGCTGGCGGCGCCAGCGCGCTGAAACGCCTGCTGGATACCTATGGCGAATGGTTCGCGCGGCACGACAGCGAGTGGAATGCGCCGAACAACGGCAATGGCGGCTTGTTCACCCTGTTCAAGCTGAATGCGCGCGCGGCCGGCAATATCGGCCTGGTGATCCAGTACACCGATGTCGACGGCAATGTCGGCAACGGCAAGGACGGTCCGTTCATCGATTTCGTCAACGCCATGACCAATATCCCCGGGCTGCCCGCGCGCCTCAACGACGCCTTCATGGAACCGAATATTGCGCCTAAGCGCAGTAAGAATGCCGGCATGAACATGCGCGCCCAGGACCCAGTCGGCAACGCACGCCGCATGGACTGGATTGCGCTGACGCAGATGTTCAACGGCTCCGGCGACAACCGCCGCGGCAAGTACAAATCGAGCTATCAGATCAAGCCGACACTGGCGGCGCCGGTTGCCGGCAGCGACCAGCTGTGGGAAGTGCTGTACGTCTACGGCAACGATCCGCGCCTCAACGCCTCGCTGGTGCAGATCGATTCGTATGGCGGCGCCGTCAATGCATTCATGGGCAGCCATGAAACCTGCGTGCCGCAGCGGGAGTCGATTTTGAAAAGCCAGTTCCAGACCTACTGGACCGATGCCGCCGACGACGAATTCCACATGGCCTGGCTCAGCCGCCTGTTCCATGCCTACATCCTGGCTTATACGCCCGAAGCCAGCGCTGGCAAGCCCTATCCTTCGAGCGACTGGCAAGGCTGCTACATCAATTATCCCGATGTCGACATGAAATACAGTGACCCGGCGCACACCAGGGTCGATCCGCAATGGCCGGCCCTGTACTACATGGACAAGGCGCAGTTCCTGGTTGCGCTGAAACAGAAAATCGATCCGGGCAATCTGTTCCGGCATGAAATGTCGATTCCGCTGCAAATGCCTTGA
- a CDS encoding lytic polysaccharide monooxygenase, with the protein MEFPIARQLNCYNAQDFSWPADGSGIKNPACKAAYQEVYKKHDNNQSEAVVQFNQWHEYAKNIADYNDFDAVKKAIPDHQLCSAGNSVAGNDKSGMDLPSSDWHVSTVTKDQNQAMRLKFKAAKAHNPSFWVIYLSKPSYDPTKTSLTWNDLEEVGRFDNIQPVDGYYEMNVDLKDTLGKRVLYTRWQRVDSAGEGFYNCSDVNIVASAAKK; encoded by the coding sequence GTGGAATTCCCCATTGCGCGGCAGCTGAACTGCTATAACGCTCAGGATTTCAGCTGGCCGGCAGACGGCTCTGGCATCAAGAATCCTGCCTGCAAGGCTGCGTATCAGGAAGTCTACAAAAAGCATGATAACAATCAGAGCGAGGCCGTAGTCCAGTTCAATCAATGGCACGAATACGCCAAAAACATCGCCGATTACAACGATTTCGATGCAGTCAAGAAGGCAATTCCTGATCACCAATTGTGCTCCGCCGGCAACAGCGTTGCCGGCAACGACAAATCCGGGATGGACCTGCCTTCGTCCGACTGGCATGTCAGCACCGTCACCAAGGACCAGAATCAGGCAATGCGCCTGAAATTCAAGGCGGCCAAGGCGCATAACCCCAGTTTCTGGGTGATTTATCTTTCCAAGCCTAGCTACGACCCGACCAAGACCAGCCTCACCTGGAATGACCTGGAAGAAGTCGGCCGCTTCGACAATATCCAGCCGGTGGATGGGTACTATGAGATGAATGTGGATCTCAAGGACACGCTGGGCAAACGCGTTCTGTATACCCGTTGGCAGCGTGTTGACTCGGCCGGAGAGGGATTCTACAACTGCAGCGATGTCAATATCGTTGCCAGCGCCGCGAAAAAATAA
- a CDS encoding YkgJ family cysteine cluster protein: MSCRPDCGACCTAPSISSAIPGMPHGKPAGVRCIQLDPANLCRIFGSPERPAVCASLQPAADMCGSSRAHAMHYLATLEQLTAG; this comes from the coding sequence TTGAGCTGCCGCCCCGATTGCGGCGCCTGTTGCACGGCGCCTTCGATCTCCTCGGCCATACCCGGCATGCCGCACGGCAAACCAGCGGGTGTGCGCTGCATTCAACTGGATCCGGCCAATCTGTGCCGGATTTTCGGCAGCCCGGAAAGGCCTGCGGTTTGCGCCAGTTTGCAGCCGGCTGCGGACATGTGCGGTAGCTCGCGGGCGCATGCGATGCATTACTTGGCGACGCTTGAGCAATTGACCGCAGGGTAG
- a CDS encoding undecaprenyl-diphosphate phosphatase produces MDILLALKVLIMGLVEGFTEFLPISSTGHLILAGSLLDFTADIGREKAEVFEIAIQAGAIFAVCWEYRARIAAVLRGLPSDPKARKLVLNLIIAFMPAAILGLLFSKMIKEKLFAPLPVAIALIVGGFVILWVERRNKMRGSAARVDSVDDMTALDALKIGFAQAFALIPGASRSGATIIGGMMFGLSRKAATEFSFFLAIPTLFAATIYSLYKDRALLSAADIPLFSIGTVAAFVSAFLCVRWLLRYISSHDFTAFAWYRIVFGLVVIVTGYAGWVSWVH; encoded by the coding sequence ATGGATATACTTCTCGCGTTAAAAGTCCTGATCATGGGCCTGGTCGAGGGCTTTACCGAGTTCCTGCCGATCTCGTCCACCGGTCACTTGATCCTGGCCGGCAGCCTGCTGGACTTTACTGCCGATATCGGCCGCGAAAAGGCTGAAGTGTTCGAAATCGCCATCCAGGCCGGCGCCATTTTCGCCGTCTGCTGGGAATACCGCGCCCGCATTGCCGCCGTGCTGCGCGGCTTGCCCAGCGATCCCAAGGCGCGCAAGCTGGTGCTCAACCTGATCATTGCGTTCATGCCTGCCGCGATCCTGGGCCTGCTGTTCAGCAAGATGATCAAGGAAAAACTGTTTGCGCCCCTGCCGGTGGCGATTGCGCTGATCGTCGGCGGCTTCGTGATTCTCTGGGTCGAGCGCCGCAACAAGATGCGTGGCAGCGCGGCGCGGGTTGACTCGGTCGACGACATGACGGCGCTGGATGCCTTGAAGATCGGCTTCGCCCAGGCTTTCGCGCTGATCCCCGGCGCCAGCCGCTCTGGCGCCACGATTATCGGCGGTATGATGTTTGGCCTGTCGCGCAAGGCCGCCACCGAATTTTCCTTTTTTCTGGCGATCCCGACCCTGTTTGCCGCCACCATCTATTCCCTGTATAAAGACCGCGCGCTGCTGTCGGCGGCCGATATTCCGCTGTTTTCGATCGGTACCGTGGCGGCCTTCGTTTCGGCTTTCCTATGCGTGCGCTGGTTGCTGCGTTATATCAGCAGCCATGATTTCACCGCGTTTGCGTGGTATCGCATCGTCTTCGGCCTGGTGGTGATCGTGACGGGTTATGCCGGCTGGGTCAGCTGGGTGCATTGA
- a CDS encoding rhodanese-like domain-containing protein, producing the protein MQHLTASELAAWIADPQRPTPLLLDVREPWEYQTCHIAAAQLMPMQTVPAHLNDLEEEQAIVCICHHGARSMQVAAFLERHGFSAVSNLTGGVHAWAQQVDPAMPTY; encoded by the coding sequence ATGCAACATCTAACCGCCTCAGAACTGGCCGCCTGGATCGCCGATCCGCAGCGGCCGACGCCGTTGTTGCTGGATGTGCGCGAACCCTGGGAATACCAGACCTGCCACATCGCGGCAGCGCAGCTGATGCCGATGCAGACGGTGCCGGCGCACCTGAACGACCTGGAGGAAGAGCAGGCCATCGTCTGCATCTGCCACCACGGCGCACGCAGCATGCAGGTCGCCGCCTTCCTTGAGCGCCACGGCTTTTCCGCGGTAAGCAACCTGACCGGCGGCGTCCATGCCTGGGCGCAGCAGGTTGATCCGGCCATGCCGACCTACTAA
- a CDS encoding protein-L-isoaspartate O-methyltransferase, protein MNIEQARFNMIEQQIRPWNVLDLDVLELLTVVRREDFVPAAYKSLAFSDTEIPLPGANGESMLAPKVEARLLQEAAVKKHEQVLEIGTGSGYMAALLCYKARHVTTVEIDPELKALAAGNLAAYGITNVDVVQGNGAQGWDQSETKRFDVIVISGSLAVLPDAFLKQLNVGGRIIAIVGDAPVMLAQIITRTADTSYSTVNLFETDVKPLREAAVHSQFKF, encoded by the coding sequence ATGAATATCGAACAAGCCCGCTTCAATATGATCGAACAGCAAATTCGCCCGTGGAACGTGCTGGATCTGGACGTTCTGGAATTGCTGACGGTAGTCCGCCGCGAGGATTTCGTGCCGGCCGCCTACAAAAGCCTGGCATTTTCCGATACCGAGATCCCGCTGCCGGGCGCCAACGGCGAAAGCATGCTGGCGCCGAAGGTAGAAGCGCGCTTGCTGCAAGAAGCTGCCGTCAAGAAGCATGAACAAGTGCTGGAAATCGGCACAGGCTCGGGCTATATGGCAGCTTTGCTGTGTTACAAGGCAAGGCACGTCACCACGGTGGAAATCGATCCGGAACTGAAGGCGCTGGCCGCCGGCAACCTGGCTGCCTATGGCATCACCAACGTCGACGTCGTGCAAGGCAACGGCGCCCAGGGCTGGGACCAGAGCGAAACCAAGCGCTTCGACGTGATCGTCATCTCCGGCTCGCTGGCGGTGCTGCCGGATGCCTTCCTCAAGCAACTCAATGTCGGCGGCCGCATCATCGCCATCGTCGGCGACGCGCCTGTGATGCTTGCGCAGATCATCACCCGTACCGCGGACACCAGCTACAGCACGGTCAACCTGTTTGAAACCGACGTCAAGCCGCTGCGCGAAGCCGCTGTACATTCACAGTTCAAGTTCTAA
- a CDS encoding DUF1439 domain-containing protein, translating into MKSNRSMSGRTVYLLLALSAALLLASCAALIGPRDVSFPLAKLQQSVDKRLPFSQRYLGIFEITASRAVLVLPPEQNRLAMNTDVTVALPLLGKSWSGTMAISGILTLDNPHNAVTLAEPKLDSLVLNGLDDSYAAQVTQIGNLLARQLLASLPLYTFKPEDLRYAGVAFMPTRIATRPENLVVTFEPVK; encoded by the coding sequence ATGAAATCAAACCGGTCTATGTCAGGCAGGACTGTTTACCTGCTGCTGGCCTTGTCTGCCGCACTGCTGCTGGCTTCCTGCGCCGCCCTGATCGGACCGCGCGATGTCTCTTTTCCGCTGGCCAAGCTGCAGCAATCGGTGGACAAGCGCCTGCCGTTTTCGCAGCGCTACCTAGGGATTTTCGAGATTACCGCCAGCAGGGCCGTGCTCGTCCTGCCACCTGAGCAGAACCGCCTGGCCATGAATACTGACGTCACGGTGGCGCTGCCGCTGCTGGGCAAGTCGTGGAGCGGCACGATGGCCATCTCCGGCATCCTGACCCTGGACAACCCGCACAATGCGGTAACCCTGGCCGAACCGAAACTGGACAGCCTGGTATTGAACGGCCTGGACGACAGCTATGCCGCACAGGTCACGCAGATCGGCAATCTGCTGGCGCGCCAGCTGCTGGCCAGCCTGCCGCTGTATACTTTCAAGCCGGAAGACCTGCGCTATGCCGGCGTGGCGTTCATGCCGACCCGCATCGCCACCAGGCCGGAAAACCTGGTGGTTACCTTTGAACCGGTAAAATAG
- a CDS encoding TetR family transcriptional regulator yields the protein MARSTKEEALETRGRILDAAAEVFHRYGVARTTLADVASAADVTRGAIYWHFKNKSDLFDAMCERVRLPMEAMIEKTADENAHDPLNQFRNRCLFTLQEATLNPQSRKIFEIVLHKCELVDPQDPIYIRQHECFLQGRTDIERLLRFAVAKGQLPRDLDPILAAVMVQGLLFGILNNWTFSPHSFDLTENVSKVVDNCIHMFKTSPFMLKTPPA from the coding sequence ATGGCTAGAAGTACAAAAGAAGAAGCACTGGAAACGCGTGGCCGCATCCTGGATGCGGCGGCGGAAGTGTTTCACCGGTACGGCGTGGCGCGCACTACGCTGGCGGATGTCGCCAGTGCAGCCGACGTGACGCGCGGTGCTATCTATTGGCACTTCAAGAACAAGAGCGATTTATTCGATGCCATGTGCGAGCGCGTGCGCTTGCCGATGGAAGCGATGATCGAAAAAACCGCCGACGAAAATGCGCACGATCCGTTAAATCAATTTCGCAACCGATGTTTGTTTACCTTGCAAGAAGCGACGCTCAATCCACAGTCGCGCAAAATCTTTGAAATCGTTCTGCACAAGTGCGAACTGGTGGACCCGCAGGATCCGATTTATATCCGCCAGCATGAGTGTTTCTTGCAAGGACGTACCGATATAGAACGCTTGCTGCGATTTGCGGTTGCAAAAGGGCAGCTGCCGCGCGATCTAGATCCTATCTTGGCTGCGGTCATGGTGCAAGGACTGTTGTTTGGTATTTTGAATAACTGGACCTTCAGCCCGCACAGCTTCGATCTCACCGAGAACGTATCGAAGGTGGTCGACAACTGCATCCACATGTTCAAGACCTCGCCGTTCATGCTCAAGACGCCGCCTGCCTGA
- a CDS encoding aminotransferase class V-fold PLP-dependent enzyme, giving the protein MIEIYLDANATTAVLPAAIEAAARTMKECFGNPSSSHATGIQAKTLMSQVRQRAARLLGVGAGRLMFNSGATEGIQTAVLSALCALRERQSAGQTIGRFLLYGATEHKAVPESLAHWNRLLGLHLELKKLPVDQHGQHDLAALRQLAGDAALVCTMAANNETGVISDLAQIEAVLQHSGSDAYWLVDCVQALGKMQLDLAATRIDYATFSGHKLYAPKGIGMLYVRPGAPFTPLIMGGGQESGLRSGTENMAGIAALGAVLGALENGVTFRSHQQLHGFSARLVASLRIAFPDIVFNQPLEKTLPTTLNFSVPGLASKELLDLFDAAQLRVSSGSACSAAKSAPSYVLEAMQLPHWRSSSAIRMSFGPLADDAFISAACARIEHCGLAWRQGAAASMPSAAADPVVRFNLEGANAWLVADDASRSCVIIDPSPLLAPRLASHVRNHGYQLRAILSTKAQPTQESALLELARTLGNDAGPDAGNDAFGWPAPGSSELVLGARKFLCKRQGEHQVYLLGSAGDEQFAPHFAFIGALPAAAIESTLIEPDTLLCPARDETSRLCTSLRAEQNPAHEESASGMHLEAAALEQFLAAHPGALLIDVREAYEQAAGMTSAPGQTVLHVPLSRLTSHLRLWLRGAPVPLVFFCRSGNRSDKAVACLRRLGYQNAWNLSGGLALGNPALSLDYPTAA; this is encoded by the coding sequence ATGATTGAAATTTATCTCGACGCCAACGCCACCACCGCCGTCCTGCCCGCCGCGATTGAAGCGGCCGCCCGGACCATGAAAGAGTGCTTTGGCAATCCCAGCAGCAGCCATGCCACCGGCATCCAGGCCAAGACCCTGATGAGCCAGGTGCGCCAGCGCGCCGCGCGCCTGCTCGGCGTCGGCGCCGGCCGTCTGATGTTCAACAGCGGCGCCACCGAGGGCATCCAGACCGCCGTTCTGTCCGCGCTGTGCGCCTTGCGCGAACGGCAGTCGGCCGGCCAGACTATCGGCCGCTTCCTGCTCTACGGCGCTACAGAACACAAAGCGGTGCCAGAGAGCCTGGCGCACTGGAACCGTTTGCTGGGCTTGCATCTGGAATTGAAAAAACTGCCGGTCGACCAGCATGGCCAGCACGATCTGGCAGCCCTGCGCCAGCTGGCCGGGGATGCCGCGCTGGTTTGCACCATGGCCGCCAACAACGAGACTGGGGTCATATCCGACCTGGCGCAGATAGAAGCCGTCTTGCAGCACAGCGGCAGCGACGCTTACTGGCTGGTCGACTGCGTCCAGGCGCTGGGCAAGATGCAGCTGGACCTGGCGGCGACGCGCATCGACTACGCCACGTTTTCCGGACACAAGCTGTATGCGCCAAAAGGCATAGGCATGCTGTATGTGCGGCCGGGAGCGCCTTTCACGCCATTGATCATGGGTGGCGGCCAGGAATCCGGACTGCGTTCCGGCACCGAAAACATGGCTGGCATCGCCGCCCTCGGCGCGGTACTGGGCGCCCTGGAAAACGGCGTCACCTTCCGCAGCCACCAGCAGCTGCACGGCTTCAGTGCACGCCTGGTCGCCAGCTTGCGGATCGCCTTTCCCGACATCGTGTTTAATCAGCCGCTGGAAAAGACCCTGCCGACCACGCTCAATTTCTCCGTGCCGGGACTGGCCAGCAAGGAATTGCTGGACCTGTTCGACGCCGCCCAACTGCGGGTCAGCTCGGGCAGCGCCTGTTCCGCCGCCAAGAGCGCCCCCAGCTATGTGCTGGAAGCGATGCAGTTGCCGCACTGGCGCAGCAGTTCCGCGATCCGCATGTCGTTCGGGCCGCTGGCCGACGACGCCTTCATCAGCGCTGCCTGTGCGCGCATCGAACATTGCGGCCTGGCCTGGCGCCAGGGCGCTGCCGCCTCCATGCCATCGGCTGCTGCCGACCCGGTGGTACGCTTCAATCTGGAAGGCGCCAATGCCTGGCTGGTGGCGGATGACGCCAGCCGCAGCTGCGTCATCATTGATCCATCGCCATTGCTGGCGCCTCGGCTGGCCAGCCATGTGCGCAACCACGGTTATCAGCTGCGCGCCATTCTCAGCACCAAGGCGCAGCCAACGCAGGAAAGCGCTCTGCTCGAACTGGCCCGGACGCTGGGCAACGATGCCGGACCTGACGCCGGCAACGATGCCTTTGGCTGGCCGGCGCCGGGCAGTTCCGAGCTGGTGCTGGGTGCACGGAAATTCCTGTGCAAGAGGCAGGGTGAGCACCAGGTCTATTTGCTGGGAAGCGCCGGAGACGAACAGTTTGCCCCACATTTTGCCTTCATCGGCGCATTGCCGGCAGCGGCGATCGAGTCCACGCTGATCGAGCCGGACACACTGCTATGTCCGGCGCGCGATGAAACCAGCCGGCTGTGCACCAGCCTGCGCGCCGAGCAAAACCCTGCGCATGAAGAAAGCGCCAGCGGCATGCACCTGGAAGCCGCCGCACTTGAGCAATTCCTTGCCGCCCATCCGGGCGCACTGCTGATTGACGTGCGCGAGGCCTATGAACAGGCGGCAGGGATGACTTCGGCGCCCGGCCAAACGGTCCTGCATGTGCCGCTCAGCCGCCTCACCTCCCATCTGAGACTATGGCTGCGCGGTGCTCCCGTGCCGCTGGTGTTTTTCTGCCGCAGCGGTAACCGCAGCGACAAAGCCGTGGCTTGCCTGCGCCGGCTCGGCTACCAGAACGCCTGGAACCTCAGCGGCGGCCTTGCCCTGGGTAATCCGGCGCTCAGTCTAGACTACCCCACGGCAGCCTGA
- a CDS encoding Lrp/AsnC family transcriptional regulator, with protein sequence MNALDKFDHAILAALQIDGSLSVAALSEKIDLSSTPCWKRLKRLEEEGYIERRVAIVNREKIGLPVTVFVSVRTGQHDEKWLSKFAAAVMALPEVQEFHRMSGDVDYLLKVVTTDIQGYDAFYKKLIKITQLHSVSSAFSMEQIKSTTALPLGLIAKTG encoded by the coding sequence ATGAACGCACTTGATAAATTTGATCACGCCATCCTGGCGGCGCTGCAAATCGACGGCAGCCTGTCCGTCGCCGCGCTCAGCGAAAAGATCGATCTGTCCAGCACGCCATGCTGGAAGCGCCTGAAGCGGCTGGAAGAAGAGGGTTATATCGAGCGCCGCGTCGCCATCGTCAACCGAGAGAAGATCGGTTTGCCGGTGACGGTGTTCGTCAGCGTGCGCACCGGCCAGCATGACGAGAAATGGCTGTCGAAGTTCGCGGCGGCGGTGATGGCCTTGCCGGAAGTGCAGGAATTCCATCGCATGAGCGGTGATGTCGACTATTTATTGAAAGTCGTCACCACGGACATCCAGGGCTATGACGCCTTTTACAAGAAGCTGATCAAGATTACCCAGCTGCATAGTGTGTCATCGGCATTCTCGATGGAACAGATCAAATCCACCACCGCGCTGCCGCTGGGGCTGATAGCGAAGACCGGCTGA
- a CDS encoding TolC family outer membrane protein: MRNTLIASLIASALLTMNAQAVDLVQTYQQALANDPVYTSARYALSAGNEASVQGRAALLPVVGFGGNYSRSGQSWNTITNNYSLQLTQPLFRPAYWQQYQESKLSVAASEVRFAQAQQDLILRVSQAYFDTLTAQDVLAFLQAQQSAIAEQLASAKRNFEVGTATITDTNEAQASYDLVIAQEIAATNNLEVARNVLRQIIGKPPAPLATLRPGVQLSGPQPAAIETWVSSAEDQNFGVIGQQIALDTAKYDIKKSRAGHLPTVDLIASRAHSDVSGSDIPFNNISQTANSIGVQWTIPLYAGGAVNSSVRQAVALEDKARSDLENARRTAALNARQAYLGVSSGLAQVKAFEAAEISSQSSLDSNRLGYQVGVRINIDVLNAQQQLFSTRRDLAKARYDTLMNSLKLKSAVGTLKEEDLQQINLLLAPAVY; encoded by the coding sequence ATGCGCAATACCCTGATTGCCTCCTTGATTGCGAGCGCGTTGCTGACCATGAACGCGCAAGCCGTAGACCTGGTGCAAACCTACCAGCAGGCGCTGGCCAACGACCCGGTCTACACCAGCGCGCGCTATGCGCTCAGCGCCGGCAACGAAGCCAGCGTACAGGGCCGCGCGGCGCTGCTGCCGGTGGTCGGCTTCGGCGGCAATTACAGCCGCTCCGGACAATCCTGGAACACCATTACCAACAATTACAGCCTGCAGCTGACCCAGCCGCTGTTCCGGCCGGCCTACTGGCAGCAGTACCAGGAAAGCAAGCTGTCGGTGGCCGCCAGCGAGGTCAGGTTCGCCCAGGCGCAGCAGGATCTGATACTGCGCGTCAGCCAGGCTTACTTCGATACGCTGACGGCGCAAGACGTACTGGCTTTCCTGCAAGCGCAGCAAAGCGCGATTGCCGAGCAGCTGGCTTCCGCCAAGCGCAATTTCGAAGTCGGCACTGCCACCATCACCGATACCAATGAAGCGCAAGCCAGCTACGATCTGGTGATCGCGCAGGAAATCGCGGCGACCAATAACCTGGAAGTCGCGCGCAACGTGCTGCGGCAAATCATCGGCAAACCGCCGGCGCCATTGGCGACCTTGCGCCCTGGAGTGCAGCTGAGCGGGCCGCAGCCGGCTGCGATAGAGACCTGGGTCAGCAGCGCCGAGGATCAGAATTTCGGTGTGATCGGCCAGCAGATCGCGCTGGATACGGCCAAGTACGACATCAAGAAAAGCCGCGCCGGCCATTTGCCCACAGTCGACCTGATCGCCAGCCGTGCGCACTCCGATGTCAGCGGCAGCGATATCCCTTTCAACAATATCTCGCAGACGGCCAACTCGATCGGCGTGCAGTGGACCATTCCGCTGTATGCCGGCGGAGCGGTCAACAGCAGCGTGCGCCAGGCAGTAGCGCTGGAAGACAAGGCTCGCTCCGATCTGGAAAATGCGCGCAGGACCGCGGCATTGAATGCGCGCCAGGCTTATCTCGGCGTCAGCAGCGGCCTGGCCCAGGTGAAGGCCTTTGAGGCGGCGGAAATTTCGAGCCAGTCCTCGCTGGATTCCAACCGTTTGGGCTACCAGGTCGGCGTGCGCATCAATATCGATGTGTTGAATGCGCAACAGCAGCTGTTTTCCACGCGCAGGGATCTGGCCAAGGCGCGCTATGACACGCTGATGAACAGCCTCAAGCTGAAATCGGCGGTGGGCACCTTGAAAGAAGAAGATCTGCAGCAGATCAATCTCCTGCTGGCGCCGGCTGTCTATTAA